A stretch of the Rodentibacter haemolyticus genome encodes the following:
- the cpdB gene encoding 2',3'-cyclic-nucleotide 2'-phosphodiesterase, which produces MMKRRHFIQIGAAGIFMLSASRLTVAKGKSDVDLRIIATTDIHSFLTDFDYYKDTQTDKFGFTRAATLIRQARSEVKNSVLVDNGDLIQGNPIADYQAALGYKEGKSNPAVDCLNAMNYDVGTLGNHEFNYGLDYLDDAMKQAKFPIINANVVKPGTDEPYFTPYIIQEKEVVDNKGETHKLKIGYIGFVPPQIMVWDKANLQGKVECRDIVKTAQKYVPDMKKKGADIVIALAHTGPSDEPYKEGAENSAFYLADVPHIDAVIFGHSHRLFPHKEFAKSPNADIVNGTVKGVPESMAGYWANNISVIDLGLTEHNGKWIVTSGKAVLRPIFDAENKKSLVKNDPELTALLQPVHEATRKFVAQPIGEASDNMYSYLALVQDDPTIQIVNQAQKSYVEKVAASVPSMAGLPILSAGAPFKAGGRKNDPAGYTEVNKGELTFRNAADLYLYPNTLVVVKVTGEQLKEWLECSAGMFKQIDPTSDKPQSLLDWEGFRTYNFDVIDGVNYGYDLTQPARYNGECQLINPNAHRVVNLTYQGKPVKPKAEFLIATNNYRAYSNKFPGTGDQHIVYASPDENRQILADYIKATSEKEGSVNPSADKNWRFMPIIGNDKLDVRFETSPSEQAAKFIAEKAQYPMKQVGIDEVGFAVYRIDLSK; this is translated from the coding sequence ATTATGAAACGACGTCATTTTATTCAAATCGGTGCTGCAGGTATCTTTATGCTAAGTGCAAGCCGTTTGACGGTAGCAAAGGGAAAAAGTGATGTGGATTTACGGATTATCGCCACCACCGATATTCACAGTTTTTTAACGGATTTCGATTACTATAAAGATACACAGACCGATAAATTCGGCTTTACTCGTGCTGCGACCTTAATTCGTCAGGCTCGCTCCGAGGTAAAAAATAGCGTGTTAGTGGATAACGGAGATTTAATTCAAGGTAATCCGATTGCCGATTATCAAGCTGCGTTGGGTTATAAAGAAGGTAAATCCAACCCCGCGGTGGATTGTTTGAATGCTATGAATTATGACGTAGGCACGCTTGGAAATCACGAGTTCAATTACGGTTTAGATTATTTAGACGATGCAATGAAACAGGCTAAATTTCCGATCATTAATGCGAATGTAGTGAAACCGGGTACTGATGAGCCTTACTTTACGCCTTATATCATTCAAGAAAAAGAGGTGGTGGATAACAAAGGCGAAACGCACAAATTGAAAATCGGTTATATCGGCTTTGTTCCGCCACAAATTATGGTATGGGATAAAGCGAACTTGCAAGGTAAAGTGGAGTGCCGGGATATCGTGAAAACAGCGCAAAAGTATGTTCCTGATATGAAGAAAAAAGGGGCGGATATTGTGATTGCTTTAGCGCATACTGGTCCTTCCGATGAACCTTATAAAGAGGGCGCGGAAAATTCGGCTTTCTACTTGGCGGATGTGCCGCATATTGATGCGGTGATTTTCGGTCATTCACATCGTTTATTCCCGCACAAAGAATTTGCGAAATCTCCTAATGCGGATATTGTAAACGGCACAGTGAAAGGTGTACCGGAAAGTATGGCGGGTTACTGGGCGAATAATATCAGCGTAATTGATTTAGGTTTAACCGAACACAACGGCAAATGGATTGTGACTTCCGGCAAAGCGGTACTTCGTCCGATTTTTGATGCGGAAAACAAAAAATCTCTTGTAAAAAATGATCCGGAATTGACCGCACTTTTACAACCTGTTCACGAAGCAACACGTAAATTTGTGGCGCAGCCGATCGGCGAGGCAAGCGATAATATGTATAGCTATCTGGCACTGGTGCAAGATGATCCGACCATTCAAATCGTAAACCAAGCACAAAAGTCGTATGTGGAGAAGGTGGCAGCCAGCGTGCCGTCTATGGCTGGGTTGCCGATTTTAAGTGCGGGCGCACCATTCAAAGCCGGAGGACGTAAAAATGATCCGGCAGGCTACACCGAAGTGAATAAGGGTGAATTGACATTCCGTAATGCGGCAGATTTATATCTTTACCCGAATACTCTCGTGGTGGTAAAAGTAACGGGTGAGCAGCTTAAAGAGTGGCTGGAATGCAGTGCGGGAATGTTCAAGCAAATTGATCCAACCAGCGATAAACCGCAATCTTTACTTGATTGGGAAGGTTTCCGCACCTATAACTTTGATGTGATTGACGGTGTGAATTATGGATATGATCTGACTCAACCGGCTCGTTATAATGGTGAATGTCAGTTGATCAACCCGAATGCACACCGAGTTGTGAACCTCACTTATCAAGGTAAACCGGTTAAGCCAAAAGCGGAATTTTTAATCGCAACCAATAACTACCGTGCGTATAGCAATAAATTCCCGGGTACGGGCGATCAGCATATCGTGTATGCTTCACCGGATGAAAATCGCCAAATTTTAGCGGATTACATCAAAGCAACGAGTGAAAAAGAAGGCAGTGTAAACCCAAGTGCGGATAAAAACTGGCGTTTTATGCCAATCATCGGCAACGATAAATTAGATGTCCGTTTTGAAACTTCCCCAAGTGAGCAAGCGGCAAAATTTATCGCCGAAAAAGCGCAATATCCAATGAAACAAGTGGGTATTGATGAAGTAGGTTTTGCGGTGTATCGTATTGACTTATCCAAGTAA